In one window of Nitrospira sp. DNA:
- a CDS encoding formate/nitrite transporter family protein, producing MIDIPPNATPLTDAYAPAQVAARVRDVGVAKATASAATLVALAVLAGAFIALGGLFYTVTITAGPNQAGHFGLVRLAGGITFSLGLILVVVGGAELFTGNNLMAMAWAAGRVTTRQVLRNWGLVYLGNVAGALGTVLLVLLAGVHTFGEGTVGETMIRIARAKVSLDPVSVLARGVLCNVLVCLAVWLCMAARSVTDKILAIVFPISAFVACGFEHSVANMFFLPLGIALTASGAEAISWSGALVNLGLVTAGNLIGGTGLVALVYWFVYLRGEGKGPEARG from the coding sequence ATGATAGATATTCCACCGAACGCCACGCCGCTGACCGATGCCTACGCCCCCGCGCAGGTGGCGGCACGGGTGCGTGACGTGGGTGTCGCGAAGGCCACGGCTTCTGCGGCCACACTCGTGGCGCTGGCGGTGCTGGCCGGCGCGTTTATCGCGCTGGGAGGCCTGTTCTACACCGTCACGATCACGGCCGGGCCGAACCAGGCCGGACATTTCGGATTGGTTCGTCTTGCCGGCGGCATCACGTTCAGCCTCGGGCTGATCCTGGTGGTGGTCGGGGGAGCCGAACTGTTCACGGGGAATAATTTGATGGCGATGGCCTGGGCGGCCGGCCGGGTGACGACGCGGCAGGTGCTGCGCAACTGGGGCTTGGTGTATCTGGGGAATGTGGCCGGCGCGCTGGGCACGGTGCTGCTGGTGCTGTTGGCCGGGGTGCACACATTCGGTGAGGGCACGGTCGGAGAGACCATGATCCGGATTGCGCGGGCGAAGGTCTCGCTCGATCCGGTCTCGGTCCTCGCGCGGGGCGTGCTCTGCAATGTGCTGGTCTGTCTGGCCGTGTGGCTCTGCATGGCGGCGCGGAGCGTCACGGACAAAATTCTGGCGATCGTGTTTCCGATCAGCGCCTTCGTCGCCTGCGGGTTCGAACATTCCGTGGCCAACATGTTTTTTCTTCCGCTGGGGATCGCCTTGACGGCGTCCGGCGCCGAGGCCATCTCCTGGTCCGGTGCGCTGGTGAATCTGGGCCTTGTGACGGCCGGGAATCTGATCGGCGGGACCGGGCTCGTAGCGCTGGTCTATTGGTTCGTGTATCTTCGGGGGGAAGGCAAGGGGCCTGAGGCGAGAGGCTAG
- the fdhF gene encoding formate dehydrogenase subunit alpha translates to MKNESELRSPSSGLVPRAARLSEVALTIDGRRVTAMEGDTVFTAAKRAGVAMPGLCASDHLKPFGSCRLCVCEVEGQKGTPASCTTPVQDGMVVRTQTDRLTQLRRNVVELLLSEQPADGTLSPAVQALAQSVGLERVRYRQPAVRADVQDRSNPFFVFDNTICISCARCVRACDEIQGTNALTMLGRGFESRPAAGGAGLSAIGHEPSAEGFAESNCVSCGACVKECPTGALVEKRRVQLGSPTQVVRTTCAYCGVGCAFDAGVRDGEVVTMVPADDGPANEGHACMKGRFGWTYIDAPDRLTMPLLRNGHEWQKISWEAALDRIAQEFTRIKTEQGPDALAVVSSSRGTNEENYLFGKFIRCVMGTNHIDNCARVCHSATVTGMMETLGASAATNSIEDLDQAQLIMVVGANPTESHPVVGARIKRAHRRGVPLIVIDPRRTELARLATLHLALRPGTNVALLNGMAHVMAKEGLLDRQFIESRTEGIDEWLKTVEPCTPEWAEQITGVSADLIREAARRYAASGASLCVHGLGMTEHRWGTHGVIALVDLALATGNIGRPGTGINPLRGQNNVQGASDVGCLPTYFAGYQPLDDPTLGALHQQVTGRPLPTKRGMKTPDMWDAALAGRLQGLWIIGYDVAQTDPNLKKVHEALRRVGFLVVQDLFLSETAKFAHLVLPGASFLEKDGTFTNLERRIQRIRKAVDPPNGILPDWQVVCEVATRMGYPMAYRHPSEIMEEIARLTPMFAGVSYDRLESPSGVQWPVPASGHAGTALMHRETFPKGRAQFVGVDYLPPGESPTEEYPFTLVTGRILQHYNCGAQTRRTDILKVVDGDALEMHPDDAARLGMADGDLVRLVSPRGSAVLPLVVSERVQAGQLFTSFHFPASEVNVLLSSSADERSQCPEYKVSVVRVAPFDREELDAEDESELAAVHIRLIS, encoded by the coding sequence ATGAAGAACGAATCAGAACTCCGGAGTCCTTCCTCAGGCCTCGTGCCTCGCGCCGCGCGCCTGTCAGAGGTGGCGCTGACCATTGATGGCCGGCGTGTGACCGCCATGGAAGGCGACACGGTCTTCACGGCGGCCAAACGGGCGGGTGTGGCCATGCCGGGCCTCTGTGCTTCCGACCATCTCAAGCCATTCGGGTCCTGCCGCCTCTGCGTCTGCGAGGTGGAGGGGCAGAAGGGGACGCCGGCGTCCTGCACGACACCGGTGCAGGACGGCATGGTGGTGCGGACGCAGACGGATCGGCTGACTCAGCTGCGCCGGAATGTGGTGGAACTCCTGCTGTCTGAGCAGCCGGCCGATGGGACCTTGTCTCCCGCTGTGCAAGCATTGGCTCAATCGGTGGGGCTTGAGCGGGTCCGGTATCGCCAGCCGGCCGTCCGGGCCGATGTGCAGGACCGCTCCAATCCCTTTTTCGTGTTCGATAACACCATCTGCATTTCCTGCGCGCGCTGTGTGCGCGCCTGTGACGAAATCCAGGGCACCAATGCGCTGACGATGCTCGGCCGTGGATTTGAGTCCAGACCGGCTGCCGGAGGAGCTGGGCTCTCAGCCATCGGCCATGAGCCGTCAGCCGAGGGGTTTGCCGAGTCGAACTGCGTGTCGTGCGGCGCCTGTGTGAAGGAATGTCCGACCGGTGCGCTGGTCGAGAAGCGGCGGGTGCAATTGGGCAGTCCGACACAGGTTGTCCGTACGACCTGTGCCTACTGTGGCGTCGGCTGCGCCTTCGATGCCGGGGTGCGCGACGGGGAAGTGGTCACAATGGTGCCGGCCGATGATGGCCCTGCCAATGAAGGGCATGCCTGCATGAAGGGGCGGTTTGGCTGGACCTATATCGATGCGCCGGATCGGCTGACGATGCCGCTGCTGCGCAACGGGCACGAGTGGCAGAAGATTTCCTGGGAGGCGGCCCTGGACCGGATCGCCCAGGAGTTCACGCGGATCAAGACGGAGCAGGGGCCCGATGCGCTGGCGGTGGTGTCCTCCAGCCGCGGGACGAATGAAGAAAATTATCTCTTTGGCAAATTTATCCGCTGTGTGATGGGGACCAACCACATCGATAATTGCGCGCGGGTCTGCCACAGTGCGACGGTCACCGGCATGATGGAAACGCTGGGCGCGTCGGCCGCGACGAACTCGATCGAGGATCTCGATCAGGCCCAGTTGATCATGGTGGTGGGCGCGAATCCGACCGAGTCGCACCCCGTCGTCGGCGCGCGCATCAAACGGGCGCACCGGCGCGGCGTGCCGCTGATCGTCATTGATCCCCGGCGGACGGAACTGGCGCGGCTGGCGACGCTGCATCTGGCCCTGAGGCCCGGCACGAACGTGGCCCTGTTGAACGGGATGGCCCATGTCATGGCGAAAGAGGGGTTGCTTGACCGGCAGTTTATCGAGTCTCGGACCGAAGGGATCGACGAGTGGCTGAAGACGGTCGAGCCCTGCACGCCGGAATGGGCGGAGCAGATCACCGGCGTCTCCGCGGACCTCATTCGCGAGGCCGCCCGGCGCTATGCGGCGAGCGGCGCCTCGCTCTGTGTGCACGGCCTGGGCATGACGGAGCATCGCTGGGGGACTCACGGCGTCATCGCCCTGGTGGACCTGGCGCTGGCGACGGGGAATATCGGCCGGCCCGGGACCGGCATCAATCCGCTGCGCGGCCAGAACAATGTGCAGGGCGCGTCGGACGTGGGCTGTCTGCCGACGTATTTTGCCGGCTATCAGCCGCTGGACGATCCGACGCTGGGGGCGCTGCATCAGCAGGTCACCGGCCGTCCCTTGCCGACGAAGCGGGGGATGAAGACGCCTGATATGTGGGACGCGGCGCTGGCCGGCCGGTTACAGGGCTTGTGGATCATTGGCTATGACGTGGCCCAGACTGATCCCAATTTGAAGAAGGTGCACGAGGCATTGAGGCGCGTGGGGTTTCTCGTCGTGCAGGATCTCTTCTTGAGTGAAACGGCGAAGTTTGCCCACCTCGTGCTGCCCGGCGCCTCGTTTTTGGAAAAAGACGGCACCTTCACGAATCTCGAACGGCGCATCCAGCGGATCAGGAAAGCGGTCGATCCGCCGAACGGCATTCTCCCGGATTGGCAAGTGGTCTGCGAGGTGGCGACTCGCATGGGCTATCCGATGGCCTATCGCCATCCCTCCGAGATTATGGAGGAGATTGCCAGGCTCACGCCGATGTTTGCGGGCGTGTCCTATGACCGGCTGGAGTCGCCGTCAGGCGTGCAATGGCCGGTGCCGGCTTCGGGGCATGCCGGGACGGCGCTCATGCATCGCGAGACCTTTCCCAAAGGCAGGGCGCAATTCGTGGGGGTGGACTACTTGCCGCCGGGAGAATCGCCGACGGAGGAGTATCCCTTTACCCTGGTCACCGGGCGGATTCTGCAACATTACAATTGCGGCGCGCAGACGAGACGGACAGACATTCTCAAGGTGGTGGATGGTGATGCCTTGGAAATGCACCCGGATGATGCGGCCAGGCTTGGGATGGCGGACGGGGATCTCGTCAGGCTGGTCAGTCCGAGAGGCAGCGCGGTCTTGCCGCTGGTGGTCAGCGAGCGGGTGCAGGCCGGACAGCTCTTCACCAGCTTTCATTTCCCGGCCAGCGAGGTGAATGTGCTCCTTTCGTCGAGCGCCGATGAGCGGTCGCAATGTCCGGAATATAAAGTATCGGTCGTGCGCGTTGCCCCCTTCGATCGGGAAGAACTCGATGCCGAGGACGAGTCCGAACTGGCCGCGGTTCATATACGCCTGATTTCATAA
- a CDS encoding NADH-ubiquinone oxidoreductase-F iron-sulfur binding region domain-containing protein, giving the protein MNPVRLYLSNDTSSLAAGARRLTEAWQHRPDVCLVRTSSRGAFFLEPIVERDGPDGRVAWCRATPDDLPKILAGVGGTPLSAIPFLTGQTRHTFAHFGLTEPLALDAYEAQGGWSGLRAARRMSPAAIIEEMKRSRLRGRGGAAFPVWKKWEVAATTPADRKYVVANADEGDAGTYCDRMVMEGDPFRLIEGLLICARAIGAEAGYVYCRQEYPAAAASLREAIHAADAAGLLESDGRPFPIDVVSGAGSYVCGEETALLESLEGRRGVVRARPPHPAQSGLYGKPTIVSNVLTFAIVPTILARGGAWHASLGTEGSRGTAVLQLGGRVKQPGLIEVPFGLTLREVLDQFGQGMADGARMKAVQVGGPLGSLFTEAQLDIPICFEAFAKADAILGHGGIVVYDDETDMLELSRHLMAFVADESCGKCVPCRVGSLRAREILESIQQGRATAAELALLAELGDTMKATSLCGLGARAPYPVLSAMAQFPEEFRRGARG; this is encoded by the coding sequence ATGAATCCCGTGAGGCTCTATCTGTCCAACGATACCTCGTCGCTCGCGGCGGGGGCGCGGCGTCTCACCGAGGCCTGGCAGCATCGGCCTGACGTGTGCCTTGTCCGCACCTCGTCGCGGGGCGCGTTTTTTCTGGAGCCGATCGTCGAGCGCGATGGGCCTGACGGGCGGGTGGCCTGGTGCCGCGCCACGCCTGACGACTTGCCCAAGATCCTTGCGGGTGTCGGGGGCACTCCCCTGTCGGCCATCCCATTTTTGACGGGACAAACGCGGCACACCTTTGCCCATTTCGGCCTCACGGAGCCCTTGGCGCTCGATGCCTATGAGGCCCAGGGCGGATGGTCCGGCCTGCGCGCGGCGAGGCGGATGAGTCCGGCGGCGATTATCGAAGAGATGAAGCGCTCCCGGCTGCGTGGCCGGGGGGGCGCGGCGTTCCCGGTCTGGAAGAAATGGGAGGTCGCGGCAACCACGCCGGCGGACCGGAAATATGTCGTGGCCAATGCCGACGAAGGGGATGCCGGAACCTATTGCGACCGGATGGTGATGGAAGGCGATCCCTTCCGCTTGATCGAAGGGCTGTTGATTTGCGCCAGAGCCATCGGGGCTGAGGCTGGGTATGTGTACTGCCGCCAGGAATATCCGGCCGCGGCGGCCAGCCTGCGTGAGGCGATTCATGCGGCGGACGCCGCCGGTCTGCTGGAGTCCGATGGACGGCCCTTTCCCATCGACGTGGTATCCGGTGCCGGTTCGTATGTCTGTGGCGAGGAAACGGCGTTGCTGGAATCCCTCGAAGGCCGGCGCGGAGTCGTGCGCGCGCGCCCGCCTCACCCGGCGCAATCCGGTCTGTATGGCAAGCCGACCATCGTGAGCAACGTGCTCACCTTCGCCATCGTGCCCACTATCCTCGCGCGGGGCGGCGCCTGGCATGCGTCGCTTGGCACGGAGGGGTCGCGCGGCACCGCCGTGCTCCAACTCGGCGGGCGGGTGAAGCAGCCGGGACTGATCGAGGTGCCTTTCGGACTCACGTTGCGCGAGGTGCTTGATCAGTTCGGCCAAGGCATGGCGGATGGCGCGCGAATGAAAGCGGTGCAGGTCGGCGGGCCGCTGGGCAGCCTGTTCACCGAGGCGCAGCTGGATATTCCGATCTGTTTCGAGGCCTTCGCGAAGGCCGACGCGATTCTGGGGCATGGCGGGATCGTGGTCTACGACGACGAGACGGATATGCTGGAGCTCTCGCGCCATCTCATGGCCTTTGTGGCAGACGAGTCCTGCGGGAAGTGTGTGCCCTGCCGAGTAGGGTCTCTGCGGGCGCGTGAAATTCTTGAATCTATTCAGCAAGGGCGGGCGACGGCAGCGGAGCTGGCCCTCTTGGCCGAATTGGGCGACACGATGAAGGCGACGAGCCTGTGCGGTCTTGGCGCACGGGCGCCCTATCCGGTCTTGTCGGCGATGGCGCAATTCCCGGAAGAATTCAGGCGAGGGGCCAGAGGCTAG
- a CDS encoding NAD(P)H-dependent oxidoreductase subunit E has protein sequence MLPPNDLDDLLARVRPASGLPPNILQVLHAVQDRYGSVDPGLIPAIAHAQGVTEADVAGVLSYYPSLKTSPSGRHRIQVCQGESCFANRCGRVLQAIRACLGIDLGQTTPDGRFTLEPISCVGNCAVPPSVRIDGELHGRVAPEDVANLLERYR, from the coding sequence ATGCTCCCGCCGAACGATCTCGATGACCTATTAGCCCGCGTGCGCCCCGCGTCAGGCCTGCCGCCGAATATTCTTCAGGTGCTCCACGCCGTGCAGGACCGGTACGGCTCGGTCGATCCCGGGCTGATTCCAGCCATCGCGCATGCGCAGGGGGTGACCGAGGCCGATGTGGCCGGGGTGCTGTCCTATTATCCGTCCCTCAAGACGTCCCCATCCGGCCGGCATCGCATTCAGGTGTGTCAGGGCGAGTCTTGTTTCGCCAACCGGTGCGGCCGGGTGTTGCAGGCGATCCGCGCGTGCCTGGGGATTGATCTGGGCCAGACGACGCCCGACGGACGGTTTACGCTCGAGCCGATATCGTGTGTCGGGAACTGTGCCGTGCCGCCCAGCGTGCGAATCGACGGCGAGTTGCACGGCCGTGTGGCGCCGGAAGATGTGGCCAACCTGTTGGAGCGGTATCGATGA
- a CDS encoding DUF2934 domain-containing protein: MTAMAKKQSGSSAARAARRPGAGKPIELPDGMRDRIAQKAYELWEERGRRAGRDLEDWLDAEAIVMEEIHEARE, from the coding sequence ATGACAGCGATGGCGAAAAAACAGAGCGGCTCGTCTGCGGCGAGGGCGGCACGGAGGCCGGGCGCGGGGAAGCCGATTGAATTGCCCGATGGGATGCGGGATCGCATTGCCCAGAAGGCCTATGAACTGTGGGAGGAACGCGGGCGCCGGGCGGGACGCGATCTGGAAGATTGGCTCGATGCCGAAGCCATCGTGATGGAAGAAATTCATGAAGCTCGCGAATGA
- a CDS encoding universal stress protein, protein MSTDIERPHIVFATDFSPWAAQAEAYALCLASTWRASLTVVTVLEFQPGMNPEYEVNRLYLDELMKSAKKELAALTERAAARGIAVQTRMATGIPSEEILGAARAEDADVIVMGTKGKTGLAHVLLGSTAERVIRSASCPVLAVRAELSDGTLVDPHPCAGVSVRRILVPVDFSDCSLEALEYAAWLAQRSGASLSLLHVLEPISYGLDFTLSHEPKREEMRARVTQRLAGFVEALAGAKIAADSHVRGGLPADSILDSARTLPADVIVMGTHGRRGLSHLLSGSVTEAVLRQSRCPVMTVRSPKYAAGHRRVIPVSS, encoded by the coding sequence GTGAGCACAGATATCGAACGGCCGCATATTGTGTTTGCGACCGATTTCTCGCCTTGGGCTGCTCAGGCGGAGGCGTATGCCCTGTGTCTGGCCTCCACCTGGCGGGCCTCGCTGACGGTGGTGACGGTGCTGGAATTTCAACCGGGTATGAATCCGGAGTATGAGGTCAACCGCTTGTACTTGGACGAGCTGATGAAGTCGGCGAAGAAGGAGCTGGCCGCTCTGACCGAGCGGGCTGCCGCGCGCGGGATCGCCGTGCAGACGAGGATGGCCACAGGGATTCCCAGCGAAGAAATTCTGGGCGCCGCCCGTGCGGAGGATGCGGACGTGATTGTGATGGGGACCAAGGGCAAGACGGGGCTGGCCCACGTGCTGCTGGGCAGTACGGCGGAGCGGGTGATCCGGTCGGCCTCCTGTCCGGTTCTGGCGGTGCGGGCGGAACTGTCCGACGGGACTCTCGTCGATCCTCATCCTTGTGCCGGAGTCAGTGTGCGCCGGATTCTGGTTCCGGTGGATTTCTCCGATTGTTCGCTCGAGGCGCTGGAGTATGCGGCGTGGCTGGCGCAGCGGTCGGGGGCATCGCTGTCGCTGCTTCACGTGCTGGAACCGATTTCCTATGGGCTGGACTTTACGCTGTCGCATGAGCCCAAGCGGGAAGAGATGCGCGCGCGGGTGACGCAGCGGCTGGCCGGTTTTGTGGAGGCGCTGGCCGGGGCGAAGATTGCCGCCGATTCGCATGTGCGGGGAGGGCTTCCCGCCGATTCCATTCTGGACAGCGCCCGGACGCTGCCGGCGGATGTCATCGTGATGGGCACGCATGGCCGCCGGGGCTTGTCCCATCTGCTGAGCGGCAGTGTGACCGAAGCCGTGCTGCGGCAATCGCGTTGCCCTGTCATGACCGTGCGCAGTCCGAAATATGCGGCCGGTCATCGCCGCGTGATTCCCGTGTCATCGTGA
- a CDS encoding cupredoxin domain-containing protein, which yields MMKQGRHSLGWVIVVSVTWALWGGVDLPLWSQSEQVVEVTIKDFKFMTKQGTLRLGVPTVIKVKNEDAERHDFGSTMFEGIPAQVEREGVVVYGRGVGGVFLDAKRDAAIRFNMSRPGRHEFRCSIHPNMTGELLLLNVEAV from the coding sequence ATGATGAAACAAGGGCGTCATTCGCTGGGTTGGGTCATCGTTGTGAGCGTGACCTGGGCCTTATGGGGCGGGGTGGATCTGCCGCTCTGGTCACAGTCGGAGCAGGTGGTCGAGGTGACGATCAAGGATTTTAAGTTTATGACGAAGCAGGGGACGCTCCGGCTCGGGGTTCCGACCGTGATCAAGGTCAAAAACGAGGATGCCGAACGCCATGATTTCGGCTCGACGATGTTTGAAGGGATTCCCGCGCAAGTGGAACGGGAGGGCGTGGTGGTCTATGGGCGAGGGGTGGGGGGGGTGTTTCTCGATGCGAAGCGGGACGCGGCGATCCGGTTCAACATGTCCCGTCCCGGCCGCCATGAGTTCCGCTGCTCCATTCATCCCAACATGACGGGCGAGTTATTGTTATTGAATGTGGAGGCAGTGTGA
- a CDS encoding universal stress protein, which translates to MYGAPFSSLLVPVDFSPCSEEAFRVACDLARLCEAKVLVAHVIDMGAVETLNKLGLLAVPSDAAAQKRRLRHYARLHVRRLLESDAAKGIAMKRVVLEGVPFVEIAKLARVEKVDLVVMGSYGGRSGSVDKIFFGSTAEKVVRTAGCPVLTVPLPVKARP; encoded by the coding sequence ATGTATGGCGCACCGTTCTCATCCCTTTTGGTTCCGGTCGATTTTTCGCCCTGCTCGGAAGAGGCGTTTCGTGTGGCCTGTGATCTCGCTCGCCTCTGTGAGGCCAAGGTGTTGGTGGCGCATGTGATCGATATGGGCGCCGTGGAGACCCTCAACAAGCTGGGCTTGCTGGCGGTGCCGTCCGATGCCGCGGCGCAAAAGCGCCGGCTTCGCCACTATGCCCGTCTCCATGTTCGGCGACTGCTGGAATCGGATGCGGCCAAAGGGATTGCGATGAAGCGGGTGGTATTGGAAGGAGTGCCGTTCGTCGAGATTGCCAAACTGGCGCGGGTGGAAAAGGTCGATCTGGTGGTGATGGGCAGTTATGGAGGGCGGTCGGGCAGCGTCGATAAGATTTTCTTCGGCAGTACCGCAGAGAAAGTCGTGCGAACAGCCGGTTGCCCGGTGCTGACGGTGCCGTTGCCGGTCAAGGCACGGCCCTGA
- a CDS encoding universal stress protein — translation MKVLLAVDGSDQSYEAVRALAYLSRAEELHVLHVLDVPTPAYPMMVPEVAQELYATVEQTMREDGNRLLDRIVSLLPMETGPATKQLAIGSPADRIVDYAATHQIDLVLVGARGLGPIKERLMGSVSHRVLTFSPCATLILPCFMKALKHVLLPLQGSQDAERALLFLRHKPFRESVPITLLTVLPQTTPPWPVDAAAAKQLESQSLTSAEAFTQTVASQLAQMGYPVQSKAVLGAPVEAILREAVALQADLVMMGSRGRHGLTRMVLGSVSHAVLHHAPCPLLVFH, via the coding sequence ATGAAAGTGCTGCTGGCTGTCGATGGGTCGGACCAATCGTACGAGGCGGTGCGGGCGCTGGCCTATCTCTCCCGCGCCGAGGAGCTGCACGTTCTGCATGTATTAGACGTGCCTACACCGGCCTATCCGATGATGGTGCCGGAAGTCGCCCAGGAGTTGTACGCCACGGTCGAGCAAACCATGCGGGAAGACGGCAACCGGCTGTTGGATCGGATCGTCTCGCTCCTGCCGATGGAGACCGGTCCCGCGACCAAACAACTGGCGATCGGCTCCCCCGCCGACCGGATCGTGGACTATGCCGCCACGCATCAGATCGATCTCGTCCTCGTCGGGGCGCGGGGCCTCGGCCCGATCAAGGAACGGTTGATGGGAAGCGTGTCCCACCGGGTCCTGACGTTTTCGCCTTGTGCCACGCTCATTCTGCCCTGCTTCATGAAAGCCCTGAAGCATGTCCTGCTCCCCTTGCAGGGCTCCCAGGACGCGGAGCGCGCCTTGCTGTTCTTGCGGCATAAACCATTTCGTGAATCGGTGCCGATCACCCTTCTGACCGTGCTCCCGCAGACCACGCCGCCCTGGCCGGTGGATGCTGCGGCGGCGAAGCAATTGGAGAGCCAGTCGCTCACAAGCGCCGAGGCCTTCACTCAGACCGTCGCCTCCCAACTGGCCCAGATGGGATACCCCGTTCAGAGCAAGGCGGTGCTGGGCGCGCCCGTGGAAGCCATTCTCCGGGAAGCCGTAGCGCTACAGGCCGATCTGGTGATGATGGGCTCCCGCGGCAGACACGGACTGACCCGCATGGTGCTGGGCAGCGTGTCGCACGCCGTGCTTCATCATGCTCCGTGCCCCCTGTTGGTGTTTCACTGA
- a CDS encoding FmdB family zinc ribbon protein: protein MTPMYDYTCLDCGKESLIVVTLKEHEQGGLQCPKCGSTNLKQIFTSFIAHTTKKS, encoded by the coding sequence ATGACGCCGATGTACGACTACACATGCCTGGACTGCGGCAAGGAATCGCTGATCGTCGTGACGCTGAAAGAACACGAACAAGGCGGTCTGCAGTGTCCGAAGTGCGGCAGCACCAATCTGAAACAGATCTTCACCTCCTTTATCGCTCACACCACCAAGAAGAGTTGA
- a CDS encoding cytochrome c, which translates to MRLMPYMLAIALWGIVLMPGYTAAEDFPADMDRGKAIYQRHCAACHGPSGWGDGPSAAALKVAPANFQRFRSFLKSDEELLRTIEHGVVFSPMHAWRGQLTDGEMQDVLAYIRLLSQQGR; encoded by the coding sequence ATGCGCCTGATGCCCTACATGCTCGCAATCGCCCTTTGGGGAATCGTCTTGATGCCGGGGTACACGGCAGCAGAGGACTTTCCCGCCGACATGGACAGAGGGAAAGCCATCTACCAGCGGCACTGCGCGGCCTGTCACGGCCCCAGCGGATGGGGAGACGGGCCATCGGCCGCCGCACTCAAGGTCGCCCCCGCGAACTTCCAGCGGTTCCGGTCGTTCTTGAAATCGGATGAGGAATTGCTGCGCACCATCGAACACGGCGTTGTCTTCAGTCCCATGCACGCCTGGAGAGGGCAGCTCACCGACGGCGAAATGCAGGACGTCCTCGCCTACATTCGCCTCCTCTCACAGCAGGGACGCTGA
- a CDS encoding isochorismatase family protein: MIALTPHDALLIADIQNDFLPGGALGISGGDAIIPTLLTYMRRFQARGLPVFLTRDWHPPNHCSFQAQGGLWPVHCVAGSPGSLPPPTFDAPVSAVMIYKAIDASREAYSAFQETPLHRHLQAIGVRRLFIGGLATDYCVLNTVKDARRLGYDVCLLTDGIKAVNLQQEDGRHAEEEMIRLGAAPVRVEMLAA; this comes from the coding sequence ATGATCGCCCTCACCCCTCACGATGCCCTGCTGATTGCCGATATCCAGAACGACTTCCTGCCCGGCGGCGCCCTCGGGATCAGCGGCGGAGACGCCATCATTCCCACCCTGCTGACCTACATGCGCCGGTTCCAGGCTCGGGGTCTCCCTGTGTTTCTGACACGCGATTGGCACCCGCCCAATCATTGTTCGTTTCAGGCGCAGGGAGGGCTGTGGCCCGTGCACTGCGTGGCCGGTTCGCCCGGCTCGCTGCCGCCACCAACCTTCGATGCGCCCGTATCAGCCGTCATGATCTACAAAGCCATCGACGCCAGCCGCGAGGCCTACTCGGCGTTTCAGGAGACCCCGCTGCACCGCCACCTCCAGGCCATCGGCGTGCGGCGGCTCTTCATCGGCGGCCTGGCAACCGATTATTGCGTGCTGAACACGGTGAAAGACGCCAGGAGATTGGGCTATGACGTGTGCTTGCTGACAGACGGCATCAAGGCGGTGAACCTCCAGCAAGAGGACGGCCGTCATGCCGAAGAGGAGATGATCCGTCTGGGAGCGGCGCCGGTCCGGGTGGAGATGCTGGCCGCATGA